The following proteins come from a genomic window of Nostoc sp. TCL26-01:
- a CDS encoding urease accessory protein UreD, with the protein MTANLQAGEGWHGQLKLVYADRLNSTQLIYNHHQAPLKVQRPFYPEGEKVCHSVILHTAGGIVGGDLLSCDIHLQANAQAVMTTAAASKIYRSNGLIAKQTINIQVETGACLEWLPQETIVFDGGIYRQDLRVELADGANFVGWEITRFGRSARGEKFYQGEWRSHTEVWQNGIPLWIDRQWLPGSAAVFHSPHGLSGKPIVGSLVWLGSPVSLEIIATARSLFTQHSQLTTQHSQLTTHHSLTGVTRLENGFLCRYCGTSTTEVRNWLTAVWQMLRMNFFHRGICIPRVWQI; encoded by the coding sequence ATGACTGCAAATCTACAAGCCGGGGAAGGTTGGCATGGCCAACTTAAATTAGTTTATGCCGATCGCCTAAATTCTACTCAACTAATTTACAACCATCATCAAGCACCGCTAAAAGTGCAACGTCCGTTTTATCCAGAAGGGGAAAAAGTTTGTCATAGTGTCATTTTACATACGGCTGGGGGGATAGTGGGAGGCGATCTCTTATCTTGTGATATTCACCTGCAAGCAAACGCGCAAGCTGTCATGACGACAGCCGCCGCCAGTAAGATATATCGCAGTAATGGTTTAATTGCCAAACAAACCATCAATATCCAAGTTGAAACTGGTGCTTGCTTGGAATGGCTACCCCAAGAAACAATAGTCTTTGATGGTGGGATTTATCGCCAAGATTTACGGGTAGAATTAGCAGACGGAGCTAATTTTGTTGGCTGGGAAATTACCCGATTTGGACGTAGTGCCAGAGGTGAAAAATTTTATCAGGGAGAATGGCGATCGCATACTGAAGTTTGGCAGAATGGTATCCCATTGTGGATTGATCGTCAATGGCTACCGGGTAGTGCAGCAGTTTTTCACAGTCCCCACGGTTTATCAGGAAAACCAATTGTCGGTAGCTTAGTTTGGTTGGGTAGTCCAGTTTCTCTAGAAATTATCGCAACAGCACGTTCTTTATTTACTCAGCACTCACAACTCACCACTCAGCACTCACAACTCACAACTCACCACTCCCTCACAGGCGTTACCCGTTTAGAAAATGGATTTTTGTGTCGATATTGTGGTACTTCCACAACAGAAGTGAGAAACTGGTTGACAGCTGTTTGGCAAATGCTACGGATGAATTTTTTCCACCGTGGTATTTGCATCCCAAGAGTATGGCAAATTTAA
- the ureA gene encoding urease subunit gamma, whose protein sequence is MQLTPQEKDKLLIFTAALVAERRKNRGLKLNYPEAVAYISAAILEGARDGNTVAELMSYGTTLLSRDDVMEGVPEMIHDVQVEATFPDGTKLVTVHNPIR, encoded by the coding sequence ATGCAACTTACACCACAAGAAAAAGATAAACTATTGATTTTTACCGCCGCTTTGGTAGCAGAAAGACGGAAAAATAGAGGTTTAAAACTTAACTATCCGGAAGCAGTTGCTTATATTTCTGCGGCAATTTTAGAAGGTGCTAGGGATGGCAATACAGTAGCGGAATTGATGAGTTATGGGACAACGCTTTTAAGCAGAGACGATGTGATGGAAGGTGTACCAGAAATGATTCATGATGTACAAGTGGAAGCCACTTTTCCAGATGGCACAAAGTTAGTCACAGTACATAATCCTATTCGTTAA
- a CDS encoding polysaccharide deacetylase family protein, giving the protein MTNPKLSVKKGIIFIPLIAGVCAFCAGFFWLISQADNQMQIKKSKSLAAKALVNQQDAVLKTQAMINSHIFEVPPQFQGQTVGQVKLNEQNKVIALTFDDGPAPKYTEQILHILKQNNIKATFFCVGEMVHYFPVIAKLEVSDGHAIGNHTWHHWYHWMNPSTAKLEIESTATQMYETMGVKTSLFRPPFGSLSNGVADYAKKNNYAILMWSDDSQDYRRPPVSKLIDNVLRGAKPGGMVLMHDGGGNRANTVKALPEIINALRKRGYRFVTVPELLEIQR; this is encoded by the coding sequence ATGACAAACCCGAAATTGTCGGTTAAAAAAGGCATAATCTTCATTCCATTGATTGCTGGAGTCTGTGCTTTTTGTGCTGGATTTTTCTGGTTGATAAGTCAAGCAGACAATCAGATGCAGATTAAAAAATCAAAATCACTTGCTGCCAAAGCATTAGTTAATCAGCAAGATGCGGTTTTAAAGACGCAGGCTATGATAAATAGCCACATCTTTGAAGTACCGCCGCAGTTTCAGGGGCAAACTGTTGGGCAAGTAAAACTAAATGAGCAAAATAAAGTCATTGCCCTGACTTTTGACGATGGACCTGCACCTAAGTATACAGAGCAGATTTTGCATATTCTCAAGCAAAATAATATTAAAGCAACGTTCTTTTGTGTGGGAGAAATGGTGCATTATTTTCCTGTGATAGCCAAGCTGGAAGTGTCTGATGGTCACGCCATTGGCAATCATACGTGGCATCATTGGTATCACTGGATGAATCCATCTACAGCCAAGCTGGAGATTGAATCTACAGCAACACAAATGTATGAAACTATGGGAGTAAAAACTTCTCTATTTCGTCCGCCTTTTGGCAGCCTCAGTAATGGTGTAGCTGACTACGCGAAAAAGAATAATTATGCTATTTTAATGTGGTCAGATGACTCTCAAGATTATCGTCGTCCTCCTGTATCTAAGTTGATTGACAATGTGCTAAGAGGGGCAAAACCAGGTGGAATGGTGTTAATGCACGATGGTGGCGGCAATCGTGCAAATACAGTTAAAGCTTTACCTGAAATTATTAATGCTCTCAGAAAGCGCGGCTATCGGTTTGTCACTGTACCTGAATTGTTAGAAATACAAAGATAA
- a CDS encoding alpha/beta fold hydrolase has translation MPKVTVNDIDLFYDIKGMGEPLVLISGLLCDHAYWSLILPFLVAQYQVIRIDNRGMGRSSAPDDPYTIQQMADDVAALLDHLGLDKIHLAGHSMGGQIAQEFTLAYPHKVASLLLISSLAKGDERFNSVIETWGKLLPIIDTRLYQKVVLPWIFTDAFYSIPDMVEQLIEFAVHYPFPPKTHTIYHQSQAILNCDTTNRLKNILCPTLVLVGQQDILTPIKFSQQLAVTIPQAELVVLETGGHGFLIESPDAVAQAMRQFLAQVR, from the coding sequence ATGCCCAAAGTTACAGTCAACGATATCGACTTGTTTTACGATATCAAAGGCATGGGAGAACCTTTGGTATTAATTTCTGGGTTACTGTGCGATCATGCTTATTGGTCGCTCATACTGCCATTTCTAGTGGCTCAATATCAAGTCATTCGCATAGATAATCGGGGTATGGGGCGTAGTTCTGCTCCTGATGATCCTTACACTATTCAGCAGATGGCTGATGATGTCGCCGCATTACTTGATCACCTGGGTCTTGATAAAATACATCTAGCTGGTCATTCAATGGGTGGTCAAATTGCCCAAGAATTTACTCTAGCCTATCCGCACAAGGTTGCCAGTTTACTGTTAATATCGAGCCTAGCTAAGGGTGATGAGCGATTTAACAGCGTGATCGAAACATGGGGTAAACTCCTACCAATTATTGATACTAGGCTTTATCAAAAAGTTGTCTTACCTTGGATATTTACCGATGCTTTCTACTCAATTCCCGATATGGTAGAACAGCTGATTGAATTTGCCGTTCATTATCCTTTTCCGCCCAAAACACATACCATCTATCATCAAAGTCAAGCAATTCTGAACTGTGATACCACAAACCGACTTAAAAATATTCTCTGTCCTACCTTAGTTCTCGTTGGGCAACAAGATATCCTCACCCCCATCAAATTTTCCCAACAACTAGCCGTAACTATTCCCCAGGCTGAACTGGTAGTGTTAGAAACAGGTGGACATGGTTTTTTGATTGAATCCCCCGATGCAGTAGCTCAAGCCATGAGGCAATTCTTAGCCCAGGTGAGATAA
- the fdhD gene encoding formate dehydrogenase accessory sulfurtransferase FdhD, with amino-acid sequence METPISSKTKTQIFVVENGKQRLRQDYLTTEEPLEIRLVFPHRTIAVTMRTPGADFALAAGFLYSEGLISSKADIQRISYCVDKSIDGQQNYNIVNVELRTGLFADLQSLERHFYINSACGVCGKASIEALQLRGCRVVEEEMIITPEVIYSLPDQLRAAQGVFTATGGLHAAAVFDTQGRLLNLQEDVGRHNALDKLIGTALLSGELPFHHHLVMVSGRSSFEILQKSIVARVPIVCSVSAPSSLAVSLAQEFGITLIGFLRGEKFNIYAGSERIHLA; translated from the coding sequence ATGGAAACGCCTATTAGCAGCAAAACCAAAACCCAAATCTTCGTAGTCGAAAATGGTAAACAGCGCCTGCGACAAGACTATCTCACCACCGAAGAACCTCTGGAGATTCGCCTAGTCTTTCCCCATCGCACTATAGCTGTAACAATGCGAACACCAGGCGCAGATTTTGCCCTTGCCGCAGGGTTTCTCTATAGTGAAGGTTTAATCAGCAGTAAAGCTGACATTCAACGCATCAGTTATTGTGTAGACAAATCTATTGATGGTCAACAAAATTATAATATAGTCAACGTAGAATTACGTACAGGATTATTTGCAGATTTACAATCTTTAGAACGGCATTTTTATATTAATAGCGCTTGTGGTGTTTGTGGTAAAGCCAGTATAGAAGCTTTGCAACTACGCGGTTGTCGAGTGGTAGAGGAGGAGATGATAATCACACCAGAAGTCATCTACAGCCTACCAGATCAACTCCGGGCGGCTCAAGGTGTGTTCACGGCTACGGGGGGTTTACACGCGGCGGCTGTATTTGATACTCAAGGCAGGCTCTTAAACTTACAAGAAGATGTAGGCAGACACAATGCTCTAGATAAATTAATTGGCACAGCCTTATTGAGTGGTGAGTTACCTTTCCACCATCATCTTGTCATGGTTAGTGGACGCTCTAGTTTTGAAATTTTACAAAAATCCATAGTTGCTAGAGTACCCATTGTTTGTTCTGTTTCGGCTCCTAGTAGTTTAGCTGTATCTCTAGCCCAAGAATTTGGCATTACCCTCATTGGCTTCTTGCGGGGAGAAAAGTTTAATATTTATGCCGGTTCAGAAAGAATTCATCTAGCATGA
- a CDS encoding ADP-ribosylglycohydrolase family protein: MLGAIAGDIIGSVYEGKSIKTKDFPLFDRQCRFTDDTVLTVAVADVILNYHQYPPSSKYIDQFKWYYRRYLYAGYGRNFSNWAKSNSTAPYNSFGNGAAMRVSPIAFAYDNLDTVLQQAQRSAEVTHNHPEGIKGAQATAATIFLARIGLDKFGIKSYIQNHFGYDLEPTLNQIRPTYQYDSTCQGSVPPAIIAFLESTSFEDAIRNAISIGGDSDTIACITGAIAQAYYGGVPKAIADQALSHLNEHLSHITEKFMYKYCV, from the coding sequence ATGCTGGGTGCGATCGCAGGTGACATCATTGGTTCAGTCTATGAGGGAAAAAGTATCAAAACTAAAGATTTTCCCCTATTTGATCGGCAATGTCGCTTTACGGATGATACAGTCTTAACTGTCGCTGTGGCAGATGTCATCCTCAACTATCATCAATACCCACCCAGTAGTAAATACATCGACCAATTCAAATGGTACTATCGTCGCTACCTGTATGCTGGTTATGGGCGTAACTTTAGCAACTGGGCTAAATCTAACAGCACCGCACCATACAACAGTTTTGGTAATGGTGCAGCCATGCGAGTCAGTCCCATTGCCTTTGCCTACGATAATCTCGATACAGTCTTACAACAAGCCCAACGCAGTGCCGAAGTTACCCACAACCACCCCGAAGGTATTAAAGGCGCTCAAGCAACCGCCGCTACTATTTTTCTAGCACGTATCGGTCTTGATAAATTCGGCATTAAATCTTACATTCAAAATCACTTCGGTTATGATCTAGAGCCAACTTTAAACCAAATCAGACCCACCTACCAATACGATTCTACCTGCCAAGGTTCCGTTCCCCCAGCCATCATTGCCTTTTTAGAATCCACAAGTTTTGAAGATGCGATTCGCAATGCCATTTCCATCGGTGGTGATAGCGATACCATTGCCTGCATCACAGGTGCTATTGCCCAAGCATACTATGGTGGCGTACCGAAGGCGATCGCTGATCAAGCCCTATCTCATCTCAATGAACATTTGTCCCACATCACAGAAAAATTCATGTACAAATACTGTGTTTAG
- a CDS encoding FdhF/YdeP family oxidoreductase encodes MLPKPIKRWTPANWASWKPFGIGEQYPNNYWEVFRAIWLSRDKLPYAWKILNQGVCDGCALGTTGMKDWTVDGIHVCNVRLRLLQMNTMSALDEQLLTDVSQLRQQTSAQLRDLGRLPYPMMRRRGEIGFRRVSWDEALEVISDRICNTPPHRLSFYVTSRGTVNETYYATQKAVRAMGTNNIDNAARICHSPSTAGLKAALGAGATTCSYKDWIGTDLLVFIGSNVANNQPVTVKYLHYAKKAGTKIVVINTYREPGMERYWVPSILESALFGTKFAEDFFLVNLGGDIAFLNGTIKHLIANNWVDESFIQNYTHGFAELTAALANQSWAELEKLSGASRDEMYAFAKMVGEANKAVFVWSMGITQHECGEDNVRSIINLALTKGFVGREGCGLMPIRGHSGVQGGAEMGCYATVFPGGKPINAENAAQLSQHWGFTVPESRGLIAPEMIDAAFKGQLDVLFSVGGNFLEVLPEPAYIEEALQHIPLRVHMDIVLSSQMLVEPADTVVLLPATTRYEIPGGVTETNTERRIIFSPEIPGQRIGSARPEWEVFLELARRVRPDLADKLTFSNTAAIRQEIAQVVPLYAGIQHLQQAGDQFQYGGSHLCFGWNFPTADGKAYFAPLSPPQKELPAGYFWLATRRGKQFNSMVQERKDAITGALREAVLMNYQDAANLGLQDGDKVILKNQLGEFSGRVYIAPIQSGNLQVHWPEGNVLLDKSKRSLEGVPDYNALVRLEKSI; translated from the coding sequence ATGTTGCCTAAACCAATCAAACGCTGGACACCTGCAAATTGGGCAAGTTGGAAACCTTTCGGTATTGGTGAACAATATCCCAACAATTATTGGGAAGTTTTTCGCGCTATTTGGTTATCTCGTGATAAATTACCCTATGCTTGGAAGATTCTCAATCAGGGTGTCTGCGATGGTTGTGCTTTGGGAACCACGGGGATGAAAGATTGGACGGTGGATGGGATTCATGTTTGCAATGTCCGGTTGCGGCTATTGCAGATGAATACTATGTCAGCCTTGGATGAGCAATTATTGACAGATGTTTCCCAGTTACGCCAGCAAACAAGCGCCCAATTACGGGACTTGGGACGGCTACCTTACCCAATGATGCGGCGACGGGGAGAAATAGGTTTTCGCCGTGTGAGTTGGGATGAGGCTTTAGAAGTAATAAGCGATCGCATCTGCAATACTCCACCTCATCGTCTCAGTTTCTACGTCACCAGTCGCGGCACAGTTAACGAAACTTATTATGCTACTCAAAAAGCTGTCCGGGCGATGGGGACTAATAATATAGATAATGCTGCTCGTATTTGTCATTCCCCTAGCACTGCCGGTTTAAAAGCAGCTTTGGGTGCTGGTGCGACAACTTGTTCCTATAAAGACTGGATAGGTACTGATTTATTAGTCTTCATCGGTTCCAATGTCGCCAACAATCAACCAGTCACCGTTAAATATCTCCACTATGCCAAAAAAGCCGGGACAAAGATTGTCGTCATCAACACCTACCGCGAACCAGGGATGGAACGCTATTGGGTTCCCTCGATTCTGGAAAGCGCTTTGTTTGGAACCAAGTTTGCCGAAGATTTCTTTTTAGTCAACTTGGGTGGAGATATCGCCTTTTTAAATGGCACAATTAAACATCTGATTGCGAATAACTGGGTAGATGAATCGTTTATTCAAAACTACACTCATGGTTTTGCTGAACTTACAGCCGCATTAGCCAATCAATCATGGGCAGAATTAGAAAAACTATCGGGTGCATCCCGTGACGAAATGTACGCCTTTGCCAAAATGGTGGGGGAAGCCAACAAAGCCGTGTTTGTCTGGAGTATGGGCATAACTCAACACGAGTGCGGCGAAGATAATGTCAGGAGTATTATTAACCTAGCCCTGACTAAAGGCTTTGTGGGGCGGGAAGGCTGCGGTTTAATGCCAATTCGCGGCCATTCTGGGGTGCAAGGTGGTGCAGAAATGGGTTGTTACGCTACAGTCTTTCCCGGTGGTAAACCCATCAATGCCGAAAATGCTGCCCAGTTGAGTCAGCATTGGGGCTTTACAGTGCCAGAGAGTCGGGGTTTAATTGCCCCAGAAATGATTGATGCTGCCTTCAAAGGACAGTTAGATGTCTTGTTCTCGGTTGGTGGGAATTTTTTAGAAGTTTTGCCAGAACCAGCGTATATAGAAGAGGCTTTGCAACACATACCCTTGCGGGTACATATGGATATTGTCTTGTCCAGTCAAATGTTGGTAGAACCAGCCGATACTGTCGTGCTGTTACCCGCCACAACTCGTTACGAAATTCCCGGAGGAGTCACGGAAACCAACACGGAACGCCGGATTATTTTTAGTCCAGAAATTCCTGGACAACGCATTGGGTCAGCCCGTCCCGAATGGGAAGTATTTTTAGAATTAGCCAGACGAGTTAGACCAGACTTAGCAGATAAGTTGACTTTTAGCAATACAGCCGCTATCCGCCAAGAAATTGCTCAAGTTGTTCCCTTATATGCAGGTATTCAACATTTACAGCAGGCGGGAGATCAATTTCAATATGGTGGTTCACATTTGTGCTTTGGCTGGAACTTCCCCACAGCAGATGGTAAGGCTTATTTTGCACCGTTATCTCCTCCCCAAAAAGAATTACCAGCAGGTTATTTTTGGCTAGCAACTCGCCGAGGTAAACAATTCAATAGCATGGTACAAGAACGCAAAGATGCGATTACTGGTGCATTACGGGAAGCTGTATTGATGAATTATCAAGATGCAGCCAACTTAGGTTTGCAAGATGGTGATAAAGTAATTCTCAAAAACCAATTAGGGGAATTCTCAGGGCGAGTTTACATTGCACCGATTCAGTCAGGTAATTTACAAGTACATTGGCCAGAGGGAAATGTACTTTTAGATAAAAGCAAGCGATCGCTTGAGGGTGTACCTGATTATAACGCATTAGTGCGCCTGGAGAAATCCATCTAA
- a CDS encoding class I fructose-bisphosphate aldolase produces the protein MTTTLLEANSIESLLGNEAEDLLTYKAKVSKDLLHLPGADFIDRVWLNSDRHPQVLRNLQQLYSTGRLANTGYLSILPVDQGIEHSAGASFAPNPIYFDPENIIRLAIAGGCNAVATTLGVLGSVSRKYAHKIPFIAKINHNELLTFPNQFDQVLFADVEQAWNLGAIAVGATIYFGSENSTRQIQEISRAFKRAHELGLVTILWCYLRNNAFKQDKDYHLAADLTGQANHLGVTIEADIIKQKLPENNNGYGAVVKATGKSYGKTDERVYTELTTDHPIDLTRYQVLNCYCGRAGLINSGGASGKNDFTEAVRTAVINKRAGGTGLISGRKAFQRPFEEGVKLFHTIQDVYLSPDVTVA, from the coding sequence ATGACTACAACGCTATTAGAAGCTAATTCTATCGAGTCATTATTAGGGAACGAAGCAGAAGACTTGCTAACTTATAAAGCCAAAGTCTCAAAAGATTTACTACATTTACCAGGTGCTGACTTTATTGATAGAGTCTGGTTAAATAGCGATCGCCATCCCCAAGTATTGCGAAATCTCCAGCAACTATATTCTACAGGTCGTTTGGCGAATACAGGTTATCTTTCGATTCTGCCGGTAGACCAAGGGATTGAACACTCAGCCGGCGCATCATTTGCCCCCAATCCGATCTACTTTGATCCTGAGAATATCATCCGTTTAGCGATCGCTGGTGGTTGCAATGCGGTAGCCACAACATTAGGTGTATTGGGCAGTGTTTCTCGGAAATATGCTCATAAAATTCCCTTCATTGCCAAAATTAACCATAATGAATTGTTAACCTTCCCCAATCAATTTGATCAAGTTTTGTTTGCCGATGTGGAACAAGCTTGGAATTTGGGTGCAATAGCAGTGGGAGCAACAATTTATTTTGGTTCCGAAAACTCCACCAGACAAATTCAAGAAATCAGTCGCGCATTTAAACGCGCCCATGAATTAGGTTTAGTCACTATTCTCTGGTGCTATCTGCGGAACAACGCTTTTAAACAAGATAAAGATTACCACCTCGCCGCCGACCTTACCGGACAAGCCAATCATTTAGGGGTGACAATCGAAGCCGACATCATTAAACAAAAATTACCCGAAAATAACAATGGCTACGGTGCAGTAGTCAAAGCTACAGGCAAGAGTTACGGCAAAACCGACGAACGAGTATACACAGAATTAACCACCGACCATCCCATTGATTTGACACGCTACCAAGTCCTCAATTGCTACTGCGGACGTGCCGGTTTAATCAATTCCGGTGGTGCTTCTGGCAAAAATGACTTCACTGAAGCAGTCCGCACCGCCGTGATTAATAAACGCGCCGGTGGTACAGGATTAATATCTGGCAGAAAAGCCTTCCAGCGTCCCTTTGAAGAAGGAGTGAAGTTATTCCACACCATTCAGGACGTTTATTTGTCACCAGATGTGACAGTGGCGTAG
- the secA gene encoding preprotein translocase subunit SecA, producing the protein MLKLLLGDPNARKLKKYQPYITEINLLEEDIKALSDEDLKGKTAEFKQRLAKGETLDDILPEAFAVVREAGRRVLGLRHFDVQLLGGVILHSGQIAEMKTGEGKTLVATLPSYLNALSGKGVHVITVNDYLARRDAEWMGQVHRFLGLSVGLIQASMTPNERQRNYECDITYVTNSEVGFDYLRDNMATSMADVVQRPFNYCVIDEVDSILVDEARTPLIISGQVERPTEKYLQAAEISLTLHKDEHYEVDEKARNVLLTDEGFAQAENLLGVTDLFDPEDPWAHFVFNAIKAKELFLKDVNYIVRNGEVVIVDEFTGRVLPGRRWSDGLHQAIEAKEHVEIQPETQTLATITYQNLFLLYPKLGGMTGTAKTEEVEFEKIYKLEVAVIPTNRIRRREDWSDLVFKKETGKWQAIARECAEMHELGRPVLVGTTSVEKSEYLSQLLREQGIPHELLNARPENVEREAEIVAQAGRRGAVTIATNMAGRGTDIILGGNSEYMARLKLREYFMPRVVRPDDEDVFGVQRAAGLPTGHGGGQGFVPGKKVKTWKASPEIFPVELSKEAEQLLKEAVDFAVREYGDRTLPELEAEDKVAVAAEKAPTSDPVIQKLRDAYKRIKHEYEEFTSKEHDEVVQRGGLHVIGTERHESRRIDNQLRGRAGRQGDPGSTRFFLSLEDNLLRIFGGDRVAGLMEAFNVEDDMPIESGMLTRSLEGAQKKVETYYYDIRKQVFEYDEVMNNQRRAIYAERRRVLEGQDLKEQVIKYAEKTMDDIVDYYINADLPSEEWELEKLVDKVKEFVYLLADMQASQLEDMGVSEIKAFLHEQVRIAYDLKEAQIDQIQPGLMRQAERFFILQRIDTLWREHLQQMDALRESVGLRGYGQKDPLIEYKSEGYELFLDMMVNIRRDVVYSLFMFQPQPQPVVQTSSEMV; encoded by the coding sequence ATGCTAAAACTCTTGTTGGGCGACCCCAACGCTCGTAAACTCAAAAAATACCAGCCTTACATTACAGAAATTAATCTGTTAGAGGAAGACATTAAAGCCCTTTCTGACGAAGATTTGAAAGGCAAAACGGCAGAGTTTAAACAGCGACTTGCCAAGGGCGAAACTTTAGATGATATTCTGCCGGAAGCCTTTGCAGTGGTGAGAGAAGCGGGACGGCGAGTCTTGGGATTGCGGCACTTTGATGTCCAGCTACTAGGTGGTGTGATTTTACACTCTGGGCAAATTGCAGAAATGAAAACTGGTGAAGGTAAAACCCTAGTGGCTACCTTACCGAGTTACTTAAACGCTTTAAGTGGTAAGGGTGTCCACGTAATCACCGTCAACGATTACCTGGCTCGTCGGGACGCAGAATGGATGGGGCAAGTGCATCGCTTCCTGGGTTTGAGCGTTGGGTTAATTCAGGCAAGCATGACTCCCAACGAGCGCCAGAGAAATTATGAGTGTGATATTACTTACGTCACCAACAGTGAAGTGGGCTTTGACTACCTGCGGGATAACATGGCGACATCCATGGCCGATGTGGTACAGCGTCCATTTAACTATTGTGTAATTGACGAAGTAGACTCAATTTTAGTCGATGAAGCCCGCACACCTCTGATTATTTCGGGGCAAGTAGAAAGACCGACAGAAAAATACTTGCAAGCGGCAGAAATTTCTTTAACTCTCCACAAAGATGAGCATTACGAGGTAGATGAGAAAGCCCGTAACGTGCTGTTAACAGATGAAGGTTTCGCACAAGCCGAAAATTTGTTGGGTGTGACAGATTTATTTGACCCAGAAGATCCTTGGGCGCATTTTGTGTTTAATGCCATCAAAGCTAAAGAACTGTTCCTCAAAGACGTAAACTACATCGTCCGCAATGGGGAAGTGGTGATTGTGGATGAATTTACCGGACGGGTGCTACCGGGAAGACGCTGGAGTGATGGTTTACACCAAGCTATAGAAGCCAAAGAACACGTAGAAATTCAACCAGAAACTCAAACTCTAGCCACAATTACTTATCAAAACTTATTTTTGCTCTATCCCAAACTAGGCGGGATGACAGGAACAGCCAAGACAGAAGAAGTTGAGTTTGAAAAGATTTACAAATTAGAAGTAGCGGTAATTCCCACCAATAGAATTAGGAGAAGAGAAGACTGGTCAGACTTAGTATTTAAAAAAGAGACTGGCAAGTGGCAGGCGATCGCGCGAGAATGTGCTGAGATGCACGAATTGGGTAGACCTGTGCTTGTGGGAACCACCAGTGTAGAAAAATCAGAATACTTAAGTCAACTGCTCAGAGAACAAGGTATTCCCCACGAATTACTCAACGCCCGCCCCGAAAACGTAGAACGGGAAGCAGAAATTGTTGCCCAAGCTGGTCGTCGGGGTGCTGTGACTATTGCCACCAACATGGCAGGACGGGGTACAGACATCATCCTGGGTGGTAACTCAGAATATATGGCCCGGTTGAAACTGCGGGAATACTTCATGCCCCGTGTCGTCCGCCCAGATGACGAAGATGTATTTGGTGTACAACGAGCTGCGGGATTACCCACAGGACACGGTGGTGGTCAAGGTTTTGTACCTGGGAAAAAAGTTAAGACTTGGAAGGCTTCACCAGAAATTTTCCCTGTGGAACTGTCCAAGGAAGCAGAACAGCTATTAAAAGAAGCCGTAGATTTTGCCGTGCGTGAGTATGGCGATCGCACTCTGCCAGAATTAGAAGCAGAAGATAAAGTCGCTGTAGCCGCTGAAAAAGCCCCCACCAGTGACCCCGTAATTCAGAAATTGCGCGATGCTTACAAACGCATTAAGCACGAGTATGAAGAATTTACCAGCAAAGAACACGACGAAGTAGTCCAAAGGGGTGGTTTACACGTCATCGGTACAGAACGCCATGAGTCCCGGCGGATAGATAACCAACTCCGCGGACGTGCAGGTCGTCAAGGCGACCCCGGTTCGACTAGATTCTTCCTCAGTTTAGAGGATAACTTACTGCGGATTTTTGGTGGCGATCGCGTGGCTGGTTTAATGGAAGCCTTCAACGTCGAAGATGATATGCCCATTGAATCGGGAATGTTGACTCGCAGCTTGGAAGGCGCACAAAAGAAAGTCGAAACCTATTACTACGACATCCGTAAGCAGGTGTTTGAGTACGACGAGGTGATGAACAACCAGCGTCGCGCTATCTACGCCGAACGTCGCCGGGTCTTGGAAGGTCAAGACCTAAAAGAACAGGTCATCAAGTACGCGGAAAAAACGATGGACGACATCGTTGATTACTACATCAACGCTGACCTACCCTCAGAAGAATGGGAATTAGAGAAGCTGGTAGATAAAGTCAAAGAATTTGTCTATTTGCTAGCAGATATGCAGGCGAGTCAACTAGAAGACATGGGAGTCAGCGAAATTAAAGCTTTCTTACACGAACAAGTAAGAATTGCCTACGACCTCAAGGAAGCCCAAATCGACCAAATTCAGCCCGGACTGATGCGTCAAGCCGAACGCTTCTTCATCCTGCAACGGATTGATACCCTGTGGCGAGAACACCTACAACAAATGGACGCTTTGCGCGAATCCGTCGGTTTACGTGGCTACGGTCAGAAAGACCCGCTAATTGAGTACAAGAGCGAAGGTTATGAGTTGTTCTTGGATATGATGGTCAACATCCGCCGTGATGTTGTCTACTCCTTATTCATGTTCCAACCCCAGCCCCAGCCAGTAGTCCAAACATCATCAGAGATGGTGTAA